A single region of the Anguilla anguilla isolate fAngAng1 chromosome 17, fAngAng1.pri, whole genome shotgun sequence genome encodes:
- the ccdc137 gene encoding coiled-coil domain-containing protein 137, translating into MGKKQNIKPDESLLRTSKKEQPFSKKKQKRDAKPKQEEHLQQIPFRLREIMKSKERMKIGARKMKKNKAVALKQNADRSQATGTIAVPHFRRRQRESEKAYVRRMNRETQHVLFLTKNQLDRKPELTQEEQEHPADKRKSEKKKEFDKVRLQRLQKKKAERRQEEEEKELYTDTVQFGEVAMAPPCLTTKPRKAACKTAGATKGLLLNSLLGHTPVSTAKSSMARQRIMEEERQRVVQAYRLLKKAKQERKESQRAGLGRLQNPQ; encoded by the exons ATGGGCaaaaaacagaatattaaaCCCGATGAATCGTTGCTACGGACGTCGAAAAAAGAACAACCATTCAG caagaaaaaacagaagCGAGATGCCAAACCAAAGCAGGAGGAACACCTGCAGCAGATCCCCTTCCGCCTTCGCGAGATCATGAAGAGCAAGGAGAGGATGAAGATTGGCGCAAGGAAGATGAAAAAGAATAAAG CCGTTGCGCTCAAGCAGAACGCCGATAGATCCCAGGCGACCGGCACGATCGCGGTTCCTCACTTTCGCCGACGTCAGAGGGAGTCGGAGAAGGCCTATGTGCGGCGCATGAACCGGGAGACCCAGCACGTGCTCTTCCTCACCAAGAACCAGCTGGACCGCAAGCCGGAGTTGacgcaggaggagcaggagcaccCGGCGGACAAGCGGAAGtctgagaagaaaaaaga atttgacAAAGTGAGGCTACAGCGGCTGCAAAAGAAGAAGGCTGAGAgaagacaggaggaggaggagaaggagctaTATACTG ACACGGTGCAGTTTGGCGAAGTTGCCATGGCTCCCCCATGCTTGACAACCAAACCCAGGAAGGCAGCCTGCAAGACAGCG GGGGCGACAAAGGGGCTGCTGCTGAACTCTCTGCTTGGGCACACCCCAGTTTCGACAGCGAAGTCCTCCATGGCGAGGCAGAGGATAATGGAGGAAGAACGGCAGCGCGTGGTCCAGGCCTACAGGCTCCTGAAGAAGGCAAAGCAGGAAAGGAAGGAGTCCCAGAGGGCGGGGCTAGGCAGGCTGCAGAACCCACAGTGA
- the LOC118217275 gene encoding retinal rod rhodopsin-sensitive cGMP 3',5'-cyclic phosphodiesterase subunit gamma-like → MNLAVAKPELKASARVSGGSAAATAPRNGPPKFKQRSTRQFKSRPPKRGVLGFGDDIPGMEGLGMDITVICPWEAFSHLELHELAQYGII, encoded by the exons ATGAACTTGGCGGTGGCCAAACCCGAGCTCAAGGCCAGCGCGCGCGTGTCCGGCGGGAGTGCAGCTGCCACCGCGCCACGCAACGGCCCGCCAAAGTTCAAGCAGAGGTCGACCCGACAGTTCAAGAGCAGGCCCCCGAAGAGGGGCGTCCTGGG ATTCGGTGATGATATCCCTGGGATGGAAGGCTTAGGAATGG ACATCACTGTCATCTGCCCCTGGGAAGCTTTCAGCCACCTGGAGCTCCATGAACTGGCTCAGTATGGCATCATCTGA